From the genome of Brassica oleracea var. oleracea cultivar TO1000 chromosome C4, BOL, whole genome shotgun sequence:
TTATAGAAACGTTAATTTAACAATGTGGTAAGTTTTTTTTTTTTTTTGCAACTAACAATGTGGTCAGTTTCGTTAGTATAGATGAACAAAATTTAACAATGTGATGTGAATATGAGAAATAAAAATAATTTTCTTTGGTGATTTTGGTGGAAGAAAAGAGATTGATAGATTGCACATACCCATGGTGCCAGAAGCATCAGAACCACCATAGAAAGTAGCATGAGCAGTTTCCCAACCACCTCCACTGTAAACTCCTGGGATTCTTGCTTCAGAAATTGTTGTGAAATCAGCAAGAATTGTAAGAACGCATAACACCAAACCCAACATTGCCATTTTTTAGAGGGAGAGATGGACGCAAGAGGAAGAAGAAGAAACTATTGGAGTTTTCTCATGTGTGTAGGGAAGGGAAATGGAGGTGTTTATATAAATTACATTATGCATAAATAATGTTTTTATTTTACTTGACTCGTAATATTCTCTATCTTTATCGTTACAAGAGTTAATTACATTCTTTGCTATTTTCCTCCTTATTCAAACTTCTTTATTCAGTTTTTTTTTGAAACTTTTGTACCTTCATGACTTGGATCATTGACAACCTAAGAAAAAATTAAAGTTTTTGTATGTAAGTGTAGAATATGGATCATACTACAAAGTGAGTATGTTTCATGTACAAAAAGTCATGAGTCCTTTGCCCCAAAAAAAAAAGTCATTGAGTTCAATACAATAATTATGTTTGGGTATTGCTCTAAATGTCTATTGCCAATGCCACCCGCGGGGTAGATAGCGTGAATCATATCACCCAATCATACTAACTGTGGATGGATAAAGCCGATGTTGCTTGCTCCACTCAGATTTAATAAAGCTATCTCTACGCTCCCCTCAAGCGCGTTAGGACGACCACTCTCTTGTTGCTATCAGTATTTCCCCCTCTAAAAATGACAAGTTTATTTTCACTCGCTATGGACGAATCTATCACAAGTTCATAACTATTGATATGTATATATTGTACTGAATTTCTTGTCTCTTTTTTTTTATAACTGGCAGGATTAATTTATTAAATTGCAACTGTAATTGCTAGGTTAGTTAACAGCTGGAGCTATAATCATGGTTATACCATTTTTTGGCGGGGCTATAACTAGGTTAAAGTTTTTCTTTTTTGGTCAAGTAGGTTAAAGTTTTAAATATATTATCAGTTAGTAAAAGTGAATAAATTTATATAAGTAGAAATTTGGACATGAAACACATTAACAGACAGAAAAACAATAAAAGTTGAATATGCATCTGAAATAGCACGAATACTTTTCTAAACACTAAACTAAAGAGCAAAGTTAAAAACTTTTTTTTTTTTACTTTAATAAATTTTAAACATTTTCTAGCTCTAACGATGATAATGATGATGAAAATATTACGTAATTATGATGATATGTTTATAATGGTCACAGGTTTGTGTATAAATACATATTTTTCTACACGATACACTCATAAATAGTCACCAATATACTTTCAATACTTTTCTATTTTAAATCATACATTATCATAAGGAAAATGTTATCGTTTCTTAGATCATAAATTAAAACCAAAGACAAAATTATTGTTTTAGTATCAAAAATAATACCTTTCTTAAGCATAATTTCCCCTTAGTTGCAAGACATATGATTATTAGTCCGTAGGTAACGGACATAATCAAATAAAAGGTATTTGTTACTTGGAAGCTAAAGAAAACACAATTATCAAACTTCATGAACGAAAGCTTGTTACCCATAGTTTTTAAAAAGGAATTTTGTTAATAATCCATTATAAATAACAAAAGTGAATGTTATTTCGAGAGATAATTCATTTTTATTATGATAATTTAAGAAATTTTAAGCTTTATATCAACAAGCTTTTCAAGTTAGATAAATCTTTGGTAACATAAGTAAAAAAAAGAGTGTGATTGGTAAACAAGTGGCGTAACTAGGTGGAAGCAGAAAACAAAAGTGGAAATAGAAAAATGTGTCACGCTCCTTTCCTCTTTATTTTAGTAGAGAGAGCTAGTTCATCAAAACCAAGACATTTTTTCTTACTTTTTATTTTCACTTGATTGGTGAAGAAAAGTTGAAATGAGAGTAAATATCAAATTCAAAGTAAAATTTTGAGTTACTTACGAAATGAGACATTTTTTTCTCTTTTTTTACTTCATTAGACACATCTCACTTGAGAGACACTTATTCCTCTTTCTTCCTATGTGTTTTGACTCATATACCCTTTTGCTTTGGTTAGTGATGAGTTAGTTTTATTAATATAAAATTACTGCCAGCTTTGTGGGGACCAAAAGAGGAGCAACGTGTTTCCTTAGATGAGTTTTTGTTTTGGCTTGGGAGACAAATAGCCACCGTTGGATTGAAAGCAATCCAATGGTCGGGGCTTCATGTGTTTGAAAAAGGTAGGTCAGGTAATAAATGCATGTTATCTTCCGGGTTGAAGGAGAAGGAGAAGTAGCTGCAGCAGGGGGGCGAAGAAAGGTGAGTTTTTAGTTGTTTCTTGTTTAAAACCAAAGACGTAAAATCTGTTTAGATTTGTTTCAAAACGTTTAACTATAATCGTTAAATTTTGGATTTTTTGTTTTATTTTGTGAAAGAGCTAGCTTTGAAGATGGACGACCAATGTTGGTTCTAAGTGGAGAGTGGGTGTGTGGGGATGGAGGAAAATGGGATTTCATCATTGAGAAGCATCGAATGGGTCGTATGGTGCCTGTGTACGAGGGCATTGGTTGTGTGGATCTTGAACGCAACGTTCTGCGGGAGTTTGTGGTCGATGAAGCTCGTTTTGGTGTAGCGTTGAGCTACTGGCCACCAACAAGCTTGGAGCTTGCAACTGGGATTAGGACCCCACCGGTGCTGATTACAAATGATGGGACTGTGAAGTACCTCTGCAAGCATCTTAAGGTGACCGGGGGGATGAATCTGTTTGCTCAGTTTAAAGAGAAGCCAAAAATTGTGGACAGTGATGTTGTGGATGACACAGATCTGGGTTTTGTGTCACCAGATGCAGCAAAGTTTTCGTCTGGGTCATCTAAAAGGGGTTACATTCCATCAGCTGCTTTAGTGACTAAGGTGATAAACCTTGAGGAAGATGATGATTTAGTACGGGAGGTAGAGAGGGTGGAAGAACATTTGATGAGTGGGAAGAGACTCAGAGGAGAGAGCAGCTGCGGTGTGGAGGATAATGGTTTGAGTTCTGGAGCTAACAGTGATGTTGTTTTGGACGAGATAGAACTGAGGCCCAGAGGTTACGACCAGGAGTTTTGGGACCCGTTGTTGGCTGGAGATTACGGAGGTTCCAATTCCGTTAATGTTGTGTTTAACGAGGATGAGATTGTTGAAGGACTGAAAAAAAATTCTGGTCCGAGAACATATGTTGAGGTTGGGGGGTCAAGCGGAGGAGCTAAGAAAGAAAACCCACTGAAGCCGGAGGATTACAATCCTTGGATGGGAGGTGGTGGTGGGCCTCAGGCTGGTGTTAACATGGAAAGGCGACCTGCACGTAAACTCGCTGATGTTGACGACGAGGAGTTTGATATTCCTCCAATGTTCGATGACACCGAATATGATGTGTCAGAGATCCTAGACATGGATGTGGACGAACAAGACAGTGAAATTGCTGTTGGGAAGATATTTGGGAGCAAGGAAGATTGTCAGATTGCTTTGGCAATTTATGCAATAAAAAAACAGTTCAAGTTCACGCAGACGAGAACGAAAGTTGATTCATTTGTTGTGGAGTGTCCAGACAAGAGATGTGATTGGCGTGTAACTGCGCACGAGATCCGGGGGTGTGGTTAATCTGAGATAAGGAAGGCTCAGCTTGATCATTTGTGCCCCATTGAATACAGACAAGGCTACAAGAGCAGAGCAACATCTCGTGTCATAGCTGCCGTGTACAAAGCAAGGTTTGGGAACCCAGGGAAGGCTCCTTTTGCGCGTGATTTGCAGAAACTACTTATGGAAGACCTGCGTGTGAATGCTTCGTATATGACGTGCTATAGGGCTAAGGAGAAAGCAATTGTGGGTGTGCGTGGTTCTGATGAGGACGCATATCTGAAGCTCCCTGAGTATCTGTACATGCTTAAATTGGCAAATCCCGGCACAATTGCGGATTTGGGGACAGATTTATACGACGATGGCGATGAACGTTTCCTTTACTTGTTCCTTGCATTTGGGGCTTCAATTAGTGGATTTAGGAAGCTTCGACATGTGTTGGTGATAGATGGTACCCATCTTAGCGGCAAGTACAAAGGAGTTCTCTTGACAGCTAGTGGGCAGGATGCAAATTTCCAGATTTTCCCTCTAGCTTTTGCCGTTGTGGACGCTGAGGACGAGGATGCTTGGACCTGGTTTTTACAAAAAGTGGAGAGGATTTTAAGCGATTCCCCAAGTCTAGCCATAATATCAGACATGGCTGTGTGTATTTCCAATGCTGTAAGCAAGATTTATCCACAAGCCAAACATGGAGCTTGCATAGTACATTTGGCAAGAAACGTGAATTCAAGGTTCTCAAGTAAACAATTAGCAGAATTGGTGACGAAGACAGCCATGGCGCATGAGCCACGTGAGTACAAAGATCTTTATGGAAAGATCAGGGCCGCTAATAGTGCATGTGGGGTGTATTTGGGAAAAATAGGTACAGCTCGTTGGTCAAGAGTAAATTTCCCTGGTGAAAGATATAACATCATGACTAGTAATATTGCTGAGCAGTTGAATAATGCGCTATTGGAAGGTAGGGGAGCCAACATTCTAGAGTTGATAAAGTTCATTCAGAGAATGATGACTAGGTGGTTCAGTGCGCGTAGGAGGAAGGCGGAGAAACACAGTGGTACTGTTGCTATAGAGGTGGACAAAGAGATGACAGAGAACATGGCGACTGTTAAGGGGAGTTACATAAATTCTGTCAATGAGTGGACTTGTCAAATTTTAGGAAAATTAGGGAGGTCAGACAAGGTTATGCTAGCGGAGAGGAAATGTAGTTGTAAGTATTTTGATAATATCAAAATACCTTGTGGACATGCAATACTAGCAGCTAACGGGCTTGGAGTGTCAACGGAAACACTGTGCGGTCATTGGTACAAGACGTATGTGTGGAGGGAGACATATGCAGGTGTGATAAATCCAGATGAAGATTCAAGGAATGTAGACATACCTGAAGAAGTAAGCCAGATGGTTGTATACCCTCCCATCACAAAGAGGCAGCCTGGGCATCGTCGCAAGTCACGCATTCCCTCGACGGGGGAGATCAAGGTGAGTAAAAATGATTTATTAGACAGAAGTTGTAAAACGCACCGTTGCTGATGAAGAAAGGGTTGTTTGTATTGTTTTAGGTACCGAAGAAGAAGTTGAGTCAGAAAAAATGTGGGAGGTGTAGGGGGATTGGCCACAACCGCACTAATTGCACTTGTCCCATCTAGGCGTGTAGCTGAATGAAGTTATTTTGTGGATCATTACGGCGGAGTTTGTTTTTTTTTATGTCCGATGCTGAGGACATAAGTTGTTTTGTTATTGTTGTTCTTGATGGTCCTTTTTTGAAACAATATATCTAGAGCAAACAATAATTAGGAGATGAGGCATGTTTGTTGGATTTTTGATATCTTCTTCGGTGATTTATGAGATCCTTATTAGATGTTTTTGTGGATGTGGACAAGAAGATATATATGGTTGTTGCTTTGTTTTATGTTTACTACATTATGGTGAGGGATGGTTGTTGCTGTGTTTT
Proteins encoded in this window:
- the LOC106339003 gene encoding uncharacterized protein LOC106339003; amino-acid sequence: MLVLSGEWVCGDGGKWDFIIEKHRMGRMVPVYEGIGCVDLERNVLREFVVDEARFGVALSYWPPTSLELATGIRTPPVLITNDGTVKYLCKHLKVTGGMNLFAQFKEKPKIVDSDVVDDTDLGFVSPDAAKFSSGSSKRGYIPSAALVTKVINLEEDDDLVREVERVEEHLMSGKRLRGESSCGVEDNGLSSGANSDVVLDEIELRPRGYDQEFWDPLLAGDYGGSNSVNVVFNEDEIVEGLKKNSGPRTYVEVGGSSGGAKKENPLKPEDYNPWMGGGGGPQAGVNMERRPARKLADVDDEEFDIPPMFDDTEYDVSEILDMDVDEQDSEIAVGKIFGSKEDCQIALAIYAIKKQFKFTQTRTKVDSFVVECPDKRCDWRVTAHEIRGQGYKSRATSRVIAAVYKARFGNPGKAPFARDLQKLLMEDLRVNASYMTCYRAKEKAIVGVRGSDEDAYLKLPEYLYMLKLANPGTIADLGTDLYDDGDERFLYLFLAFGASISGFRKLRHVLVIDGTHLSGKYKGVLLTASGQDANFQIFPLAFAVVDAEDEDAWTWFLQKVERILSDSPSLAIISDMAVCISNAVSKIYPQAKHGACIVHLARNVNSRFSSKQLAELVTKTAMAHEPREYKDLYGKIRAANSACGVYLGKIGTARWSRVNFPGERYNIMTSNIAEQLNNALLEGRGANILELIKFIQRMMTRWFSARRRKAEKHSGTVAIEVDKEMTENMATVKGSYINSVNEWTCQILGKLGRSDKVMLAERKCSCKYFDNIKIPCGHAILAANGLGVSTETLCGHWYKTYVWRETYAGVINPDEDSRNVDIPEEVSQMVVYPPITKRQPGHRRKSRIPSTGEIKVPKKKLSQKKCGRCRGIGHNRTNCTCPI